In Miscanthus floridulus cultivar M001 chromosome 5, ASM1932011v1, whole genome shotgun sequence, one genomic interval encodes:
- the LOC136451149 gene encoding proteinaceous RNase P 2-like, producing MWLAVHLHHELEQLMGRWRTLTAPKFPPFVRALPQPLPSRRRRVTVAVSVTPMASTATSRRRPRRGSKGPNADLCRTLTDCTRRGDAAAAMAAFDAAICDADAPPRLAAHQYNQLLHLLAAADRSSFPGPAAAAAAAARRVFAHMLQAGAPPSEATITSLARVTAAAADTASAADEAFELVATMKDKYGLSPRLRSYGPVLAAFRRDGEAAKAYAVEAHMTASGVSPEEPELAALLDVSSRAGDADKVYEYMHKLRQTVDCVGEETAGVVEAWFRSDKAAMAGESEWNAAQVKDAIVANGGGCHCLGWLGTGSWTVQRVRVGADDHCGGCRYRLACIDIDMEATQRFADSVAGLALERETKTNFSRFQEWLEANKEYQAIVDGANIALYQQNFAEGGFSLTQLDAVITELRDRYHGKWPLIILHNKRISKLMENASNRHLIETWRTNGALYTSPSGSNDDWYWLYAAIKLNCLLVTNDEMRDHIFELLGSSFFPKWKQCHRVKYTFNKGKAVLVMPSSYSSEIQESLVGSWHIPMEEKSGDERGRIWLCIGRGGSCKEHGEVPTTNGVVHEIPPTEASNVVQQRLAENKDESITGKRKDRD from the exons ATGTGGCTTGCTGTCCACCTCCATCATGAGCTGGAGCAGCTTATGGGCCGGTGGCGGACGCTAACCGCCCCTAAATTCCCGCCGTTTGTTAGGGCTCTTCCTCAACCCttgcccagccgccgccgccgcgtcaccGTCGCCGTCTCCGTCACCCCCATGGCTTCCACGGCGACCTCGCGCCGCCGGCCACGGCGGGGCTCCAAGGGCCCCAACGCCGACCTCTGCCGCACCCTCACCGACTGCACCCGCCGCGGGGACgcggccgccgccatggccgccttcGACGCCGCCATCTGCGACGCCGACGCCCCTCCCCGCCTCGCCGCTCACCAGTACAACCAGCTCCTCCACCTTCTCGCCGCAGCCGACCGCTCCTCCTTCCCCGgccccgcagccgccgccgccgccgccgcgcgccgcgtCTTCGCCCACATGCTCCAGGCCGGGGCGCCGCCCTCCGAGGCCACCATCACGTCCCTCGCGCgcgtcaccgccgccgccgccgacaccgCGTCGGCCGCCGACGAGGCGTTCGAGCTCGTGGCCACCATGAAGGACAAGTACGGCCTCTCCCCGCGCCTCCGCTCCTACGGGCCCGTCCTGGCGGCGTTCCGGCGTGACGGGGAGGCCGCCAAGGCCTACGCTGTCGAGGCGCACATGACGGCCTCCGGCGTCTCGCCTGAGGAGCCCGAGCTTGCCGCGCTCCTGGATGTCAGCTCCAGAGCCGGGGATGCGGACAAGGTGTATGAGTATATGCATAAGCTGAGGCAGACCGTGGACTGCGTCGGCGAGGAGACTGCGGGAGTTGTGGAGGCCTGGTTCAGGAGCGACAAGGCGGCGATGGCCGGCGAGTCTGAATGGAATGCAGCTCAGGTGAAGGACGCCATTGTGGCCAACGGTGGTGGCTGCCACTGCCTTGGGTGGCTTGGAACCGGCTCTTGGACGGTGCAGCGGGTGAGAGTTGGGGCTGATGATCACTGTGGGGGGTGTAGATACCGCCTCGCTTGCATTGACATTGACATGGAGGCCACACAGAGGTTTGCTGATTCTGTTGCTGGTTTGGCCCTCGAGAGGGAGACTAAAACAAATTTCAGCAGATTTCAg GAGTGGTTGGAAGCAAATAAAGAATATCAAGCTATAGTCGATGGTGCGAATATTGCACTGTATCAACAAAATTTTGCAGAGGGCGGTTTCAGTTTGACTCAG CTGGATGCCGTTATAACAGAGCTACGGGATAGATATCATGGGAAATGGCCACTTATCATACTACATAATAAACGAATTTCCAAGCTTATGGAAAATGCATCTAATAGACATTTGATTGAGACTTGGAGAACAAATGGGGCTTTGTATACTTCACCAAGTGGGTCAAATGATGACTG GTATTGGCTATATGCAGCAATCAAACTAAATTGTTTGCTTGTGACTAATGATGAAATGAGAGATCACATATTCGAGCTTCTAGGGTCGTCCTTTTTTCCAAAGTGGAAGCAATGTCATCGG GTAAAGTACACCTTTAATAAAGGAAAAGCGGTACTTGTGATGCCATCCTCTTATTCTTCAGAGATTCAA GAGTCACTAGTGGGATCTTGGCACATTCCGATGGAAGAGAAGTCTGGTGATGAGAGAGGTAGGATTTGGCTTTGTATTGGCAGGGGAGGTTCCTGCAAAGAACATGGTGAAGTTCCCACAACTAATGGAGTTGTCCACGAAATTCCTCCAACTGAGGCATCTAACGTGGTGCAGCAGAGGCTGGCAGAAAATAAGGATGAGTCGATAACTGGTAAAAGAAAGGATAGAGATTGA
- the LOC136454098 gene encoding rho GTPase-activating protein 3-like — MSANQSTMDGFLKGKKSPCDDHYKYDCLNPIIDLRFTKFNDCFNEFFLDSPLHVAHVTFDRFHGFRGVPEELLQQQQPGLGLGAVEDGVVRAPSASKTVFGVSTESMQCAYDGRGNSVPTVLLHLQRRLYDQGGLTAEGIFRVAADGAQEQYARDQLNNSGVVPDGVDVHCIEGLIKAWFRELPGGLLDALPAEEVTRCQTEDDCARLCGARLPAPRAALLDWAVNLMADVAREDKANKMGTRNVAMVFAPNMTRADDPLTALRHAVQLMNFLNMLVERALKHHHQASSSSSASSVLING; from the exons ATGTCAG CCAATCAAAGCACAATGGACGGATTCTTGAAAGGAAAAAAATCCCCCTGTGATGATCACTACAAATATGATTGCTTGAACCCAATTATTGATTTGCGGTTTACAAAATTTAATGATTGTTTTAATGAG TTTTTTCTAGATTCGCCACTGCACGTGGCGCACGTGACGTTCGACCGGTTCCATGGCTTCCGCGGCGTCCCCGAGGAGctgttgcagcagcagcagccgggcCTAGGCCTAGGGGCGGTGGAGGACGGCGTCGTCCGGGCGCCCAGCGCCAGCAAGACGGTGTTCGGCGTGTCCACGGAGTCGATGCAGTGCGCCTACGACGGTCGGGGCAACAGCGTCCCCACCGTGCTCCTCCACCTGCAGCGCCGCCTCTACGACCAGGGCGGCCTCACGGCGGAGGGCATCTTCAGGGTCGCCGCCGACGGCGCTCAGGAGCAGTACGCCAGGGACCAGCTCAACAACTCCGGCGTTGTGCCCGACGGCGTCGACGTGCACTGCATCGAAGGCCTCATCAAG GCGTGGTTCCGGGAGCTCCCCGGCGGTCTGCTGGACGCGCTGCCGGCGGAGGAGGTGACGCGGTGCCAGACGGAGGACGACTGCGCGCGGCTCTGCGGCGCCAGGCTGccggcgcccagggcggcgctgCTGGACTGGGCGGTCAACCTCATGGCGGACGTGGCGCGGGAGGACAAGGCCAACAAGATGGGCACGCGCAACGTGGCCATGGTGTTCGCCCCCAACATGACGCGCGCCGACGACCCGCTCACGGCGCTCAGGCACGCCGTGCAGCTCATGAACTTCCTCAACATGCTCGTCGAGAGGGCGCTCAAGCACCACCACCAGGCGTCCTCGTCGTCTTCTGCCTCCTCTGTCCTCATCAATGGATGA
- the LOC136451150 gene encoding probable aspartyl aminopeptidase — MALLRLHLPRPPLPARRNPALPSALSSTTSCLWRGHLPASRLLCSSHPASPPDDASAAPPSIVAGLLDYLNESWTQFHATAEAKRQLLDAGFKLLSESDDWDLQPGGRYFFTRNMSCLVAFAIGEKYRVGNGFNIIAAHTDSPCLKLKPRSATIKSGHQMVNVQTYGSGLWHTWFDRDLTLAGRVILKATDGSFKHKLVKLTRPLIRVPTLAVHLNRTVNTDGFKPNLETHLVPLLATKHEDTTNSDDKSSSSTKVTHHPLLLQILSEELGCDSDEIIGMELNVCDTQPSCLGGGNNEFIYSGRLDNLASCYCALRSLMDSSKMAEQLSNEKAIRMVAMFDNEEVGSDSMQGAGAPTMFQAMRRIIDSLMHQSMGEGALERAIHSSFLVSADMAHALHPNYAEKHEECHRPELQKGLVIKHNANQRYATSAVTAFLFKEIARIHNLPVQEFVVRNDMGCGSTIGPILASGVGIRTVDCGIPQLSMHSVREMCGKEDVDTTYRHFKAFFEMFSDIDRKLNVDF, encoded by the exons ATGGCtctgctccgcctccacctcccgAGGCCTCCGCTGCCCGCCCGCCGCAACCCCGCCCTCCCTTCCGCTCTCTCCTCCACCACGTCGTGCTTATGGCGCGGCCATCTTCCTGCCTCGCGCCTCCTCTGCTCCAGTCACCCCGCCTCGCCCCCGGACGACGCCTCCGCCGCCCCGCCCTCCATCGTCGCCGGCCTCCTCGACTACCTCAACGAGTCATGGACGCAGTTCCACGCCACAG CTGAGGCCAAGAGGCAGCTGCTCGACGCGGGCTTCAAGCTGCTCAGCGAGAGTGATGACTGGGACCTTCAGCCCGGCGGCCGCTACTTCTTCACGCGCAACATGTCCTGCTTGGTCGCCTTTGCCATCGGGGAAAA GTACAGAGTTGGGAACGGTTTCAACATAATCGCAGCCCACACTGATAGTCCCTGTCTCAAGCTCAAACCCAGGTCTGCCACCATCAAATCTGGCCACCAGATGGTCAATGTGCAGACGTATGGAAGTGGGCTGTGGCATACATGGTTCGATAGAGATCTAACTTTGGCTGGGAGAGTCATCCTCAAGGCTACAGATGGTTCCTTTAAGCATAAGCTTGTCAAACTCACCAGGCCGCTGATACGTGTACCTACACTGGCTGTCCATCTTAACCG CACAGTGAATACTGATGGGTTCAAGCCTAACCTAGAGACTCATCTTGTTCCACTTCTTGCAACAAAACATGAAGACACTACAAATTCTGATGACAAAAGCTCTAGCTCTACAAAAGTCACCCACCATCCACTACTTTTGCAG ATTCTCTCAGAGGAATTAGGTTGTGACTCAGATGAAATAATTGGTATGGAGTTGAATGTATGTGATACCCAGCCTAGTTGCCTTGGTGGGGGAAACAATGAGTTCATCTATTCTGGAAGACTGGATAATCTTGCTTCATGTTATTGTGCTCTCAGATCTCTCATGGACTCTTCCAAGATGGCAGAACAATTATCCAATGAGAAGGCCATAAGAATGGTTGCTATGTTCGATAATGAGGAG GTGGGTTCAGATTCAATGCAAGGCGCTGGTGCACCAACCATGTTCCAGGCTATGAGACGAATCATCGATTCCTTGATGCATCAGTCGATGGGGGAGGGAGCTTTGGAACGTGCAATACATTCTTCATTCCTTG TTTCGGCGGACATGGCTCATGCTCTGCACCCAAACTATGCCGAAAAGCATGAAGAGTGCCACAGACCAGAACTACAGAAGGGACTTGTCATCAAGCACAATGCTAACCAACGTTATGCCACAAGTGCTGTTACAGCTTTTCTCTTCAAAGAAATAGCAAGGATTCATAATCTTCCGGTTCAg GAATTTGTTGTAAGGAATGATATGGGATGTGGCTCCACCATTGGACCCATACTTGCTTCTGGTGTTGGCATACGGACTGTAGATTGTGGTATCCCTCAGCTTTCGATGCATAG TGTACGAGAAATGTGTGGTAAAGAAGACGTGGACACAACATACAGACACTTCAAAGCTTTTTTCGAGATGTTTTCTGATATCGATAGGAAGTTAAATGTAGATTTTTAA
- the LOC136454099 gene encoding uncharacterized protein, giving the protein MAEEANGKKEEEEFSTGPLSVLMMSVKNNTQVLINCRNNKKLLGRVRAFDRHCNMVLENVREMWTEVPKTGKGKKKALPVNKDRFISKMFLRGDSVIIVLRNPK; this is encoded by the exons ATGGCGGAGGAAGCCAAT ggaaagaaggaggaggaggaattcAGCACGGGCCCTTTGTCAGTGCTGATGATGAGCGTCAAGAACAATACTCAG GTTCTTATCAACTGCCGGAACAACAAGAAGTTACTTGGTCGTGTGAGGGCATTTGATCGGCACTGCAACATGGTTCTCGAGAATGTTAGGGAGATGTGGACTGAG GTACCTAAGACTGGTAAaggcaagaagaaggctcttccGGTGAACAAAGACAGGTTCATAAGCAAGATGTTCCTCCGTGGGGATTCAGTCATCATTGTTCTCAGGAACCCGAAATGA
- the LOC136455601 gene encoding secreted RxLR effector protein 161-like yields MKERLKLSKHNTAAKVDAMRYQSIVDGPRYLTHTQSDIAFAVGYVSRFMEDPREDHWSVVKRLLRYVKGTLDQAIIFPKSGSKGGLWLTVFNEAPKAKEGEPELTIFSDADMVGNIDGRRSTSGVLIFFGVASIAW; encoded by the coding sequence AtgaaggagcggctgaagctgagcaAGCACAACACTGCTGCAAAGGTGGATGCGATGCGCTACCAGAGTATCGTTGATGGGCCACGCTACCTCACTCATACCCaatcggacattgcgttcgcggtTGGGTACGTCAGCCGTTTCATGGAGGACCCACGCGAAGATCACTGGTCGGTAGTGAAAAGgttgctgcgctacgtcaaggggacgctcgatcaagcgatcatcttccccaagagtggCAGCAAGGGAGGGTTGTGGCTCACGGTGTTCAATGAGGCCcccaaggcaaaggaaggtgagccAGAGCTCACTATTTTCAGCGATGCGGACATGGTGGGCAACATTGATGGGCGACGGAGCACCTCCGGCGTCCTCATCTTCTTTGGAGTGGCCTCCATTGCTTGGTAG